One Natator depressus isolate rNatDep1 chromosome 5, rNatDep2.hap1, whole genome shotgun sequence DNA segment encodes these proteins:
- the LOC141987898 gene encoding uncharacterized protein LOC141987898: protein MQLKATNAGGLVLVAVLLEQIHPYNSCYLFHEQKQTASTLKSPGNCFPIAYKIIELRQAYQKTREANGRSGSEPQTCRFYDELHAILGGSATTTPAVLFDSFNGDGGNTEAGFGDEEDDDDDEVVDSSQQASGETGFPDSQELFLTLDLEPVPPEPTQGCLLDPAGGEGTSAACVSMITGSSPSQRLVKIRKKKKHTRDEMFSELMLSSHTDRAQTNAWRQIMSDCRKAQNDQEERWRAEERAEARMWRQRDEEAGFNAEAAGGPNQYAPVYG, encoded by the exons ATGCAGCTGAAGGCCACCAACGCTGGTGGTCTTGTTCTCGTAGCTGTTCTTCTAGAGCAGATTCATCCCT ATAATTCTTGTTACCTCTTCCATGAACAGAAGCAAACTGCTTCCACTTTGAAAAGTCCAGGAAACTGCTTCCCTATAGCATACAAAATTATA gagctgaggcaagcctaccagaaaaccagagaggcgaatggccgctccgggtcagagccccaaacatgccgcttctatgatgagctgcatgccattttagggggttcagccaccactaccccagccgtgttgtttgactccttcaatggagatggaggcaatacggaagcaggttttggggacgaagaagatgatgatgatgacgaggttgtagatagctcacagcaagcaagcggagaaaccggttttcccgacagccaggaactgtttctcaccctggacctggagccagtaccccctgaacccacccaaggctgcctcctggacccagcaggcggagaagggacctccg ctgcatgtgtttcaatgatcacaggatcttctccttcccagaggctagtgaagattagaaagaaaaaaaaacacactcgagatgaaatgttctccgagctcatgctgtcctcccacactgacagagcacagacgaatgcgtggaggcaaataatgtcagactgcaggaaagcacaaaatgaccaggaggagaggtggcgggctgaagagagggctgaagctcgaatgtggcgacagcgtgatgaggaggcaggattcaatgctgaggctgctggaggaccaaaccagtatgctccagtgtatggttga